The following is a genomic window from Methanoplanus sp. FWC-SCC4.
TCGATTCTCTTTGTTTATGATTAAACTTTTCTTTTTTTGACTGTTATAAAAATAAGGCTGTTTAACACAGGGCGGTTATCAAACAGAAACAGACCAGATTATTTTAAAAAAATGTCCCATAGATTTATATGGTGATATGTAAATTCATCAATTGTTATGCCAAAATATCAGGATGTGGATCTAAAGGAGATCGCATGGAACACAATGATAAAATATGGCTTTGAACCCGATTTTTCAAAAAAAGTTCTGAAAGAAATAAAAGGCATTAAACCTGATTTTTCAGACATTCCCCCTGATGTCATGGATTTGCGGAATCTTCTCTGGTCATCCATTGACAACTTCGACTCCATGGATCTTGACCAGATTGAATACTGCAGGAGAAATAATGACGGAAGCATTCATGTAAAAGTTGCAATCGCAGATGTGGATTATTACGTTCCAAAAAATTCATACGCCGATCAGCATGCCGCATACAATGGTACATCCGTTTATACAGGAGCTGTAACATTTACAATGCTTCCTGATAAGCTTTCAAAAGGAATAACATCACTTCTTCCGGATCAGGACAGACTTGCAGTTGTAATTGAATATGATGTTCAAAAATCCGGAAAAGTTCATTATGGTACAATATACAGAGCCATCGTTTCAAATAAGGCCAAACTGATCTACGAAGAAATCGGAGACTGGCTTTTTGGCAACACACCTGTTCCGGAAAGTGTTTCAAAAATTCCCGGATTAAAAGAACAGCTGCTGCTGCAAAATGAAACTGCAAAAATTCTTAAAAAATACCGTGTCAAAAAAGGAGCACTCCTTTTTGAAACTATTGAAGCAGAGCCAGTTATTGAGAATGGAAAAGTAAAGGAGCTTGCAATCCAACAGCAAAATCCCGCACGTTCCATTATAGAAGAGTTAATGGTGGCGGCAAACGGCACAATGGCGGTTTTCCTTGGAAATGCAGGACTTCCAATAATTGAAAGGGTTGTAAGGATTCCTAAAAACTGGGACGGGATTGTCTTAACAGCAGCAAATCACGGAGAAAAACTCCCTGACACACCTAATTCAAAAAAACTTTCTGAATTCTTAATTCGAAGTAAAGAGGCAGATCCTGAACGTTTTCCTGATCTTTCACTGACAATCATAAAACTCATGGGCCCCGGTGAATATGTGGCACTAAAACCGGATAAAACGCCTATTGGTCATTTTGCACTTGCAGTCTCTGATTACACGCATTCAACCGCCCCCAACAGGCGATATGCAGACCTTATAATACAAAGGCTTCTTAAATCAGCTCTTAAAAATGGAAAACACGCATATAAATATTATGAACTTGAGGAAAAAGCAGACTGGCTCACTGACAGAGATGCTCTGTCCAAGAA
Proteins encoded in this region:
- a CDS encoding RNB domain-containing ribonuclease, giving the protein MPKYQDVDLKEIAWNTMIKYGFEPDFSKKVLKEIKGIKPDFSDIPPDVMDLRNLLWSSIDNFDSMDLDQIEYCRRNNDGSIHVKVAIADVDYYVPKNSYADQHAAYNGTSVYTGAVTFTMLPDKLSKGITSLLPDQDRLAVVIEYDVQKSGKVHYGTIYRAIVSNKAKLIYEEIGDWLFGNTPVPESVSKIPGLKEQLLLQNETAKILKKYRVKKGALLFETIEAEPVIENGKVKELAIQQQNPARSIIEELMVAANGTMAVFLGNAGLPIIERVVRIPKNWDGIVLTAANHGEKLPDTPNSKKLSEFLIRSKEADPERFPDLSLTIIKLMGPGEYVALKPDKTPIGHFALAVSDYTHSTAPNRRYADLIIQRLLKSALKNGKHAYKYYELEEKADWLTDRDALSKKVERFMQKAAAGVLLQDRIGELFDAIVTGASDKGTYVRLKEIPVEGRVMKGEKGLMVGEKIRVKLLMTDPYKGYIDFEFTGKIREPDR